The Stigmatella aurantiaca DW4/3-1 genome contains the following window.
ATTCATCTTCAACGACGAACTGCATCGAGACACCGTGGCCTTCATGCTCGATGCTCCGCTGGAGGTCATCAATGGCCTGTCCAACCAGGTGAAGGGCACCGTGGTGGTGCAAAACGGCAAGGCCTCCGGGAGGTTCTCCGTGCCGGTGAACTCGATCAAGACCGGCAACGACACCCGTGATGGTCACCTGCAGAATGATCGCTGGCTGGACGCGGCCAAATACCCTGACATTGTCTTCGAGTTCAAGGATGTGGCGCTTCCAGGCGCGTTCGAGCCGGGGAAAGCCTTGAAAGTGCAGACGAAGGGGAAGTTCACCGTCCACGGTGTGTCACGCGAAGAACCCGTGGAGGTCTCGGCGCAGTTTTTCAAGGAGAGTGCCGAGACGAAGAACCGTGCCCCGGGAGATCTGCTTCGCGTGCGCGCGAAGTTTCGTATTCCGCTCGAGTCCTACGGCATCAAGCGGACTGAGGCGTTGATCCTCAAGGTGGGAGAGACCGCGGAGGTCTCCGTCGACGCCTGGGGTTCCACGCAGTTCAAGCTGTAGTTTCCTCCATCGAAGTCACTTCAACGCAGTTGCAAAAGGAAATACCCATGAACGTCAAAGCGTTTGCCACCCTCGTCGGCGCCCTGTCCATTGGTGCGCTTGCTACTGGCTGTGCCTCCACCAAGGCTGCCGCGACTCCTGGGGCCGAGTCCACGGCCAAGGGAGCCGACTCCTCCTGCAAGGGGGCCGAGTCCACCTGCAAGGGGACGAAGGCCGCTGAGACCCCGGAGAAGGGCGCAGAGGGCAAGTGCGGTGAGGGGTCCTGCGGAAAGAAGTAGTTCGCTTCCTCATGGCGGGCCTGGGGGTCCTTCACAGGCCTTGCCGCCGCCCCTGAGTCGCCAGGGTTGTTCGGGTTTCGTTCCCGTGAGCCTTGGCGTATCATGGCGGCGATGGGTGGGGAGCGCCGGGCCGGGAACACGCCCCCTTGATTGTTGAGGGAGTCGCTGGGATGGCCTGGAACAGGATCGGTGGATGTTTGCTGGTGATGGTGTGCGCTCTCATCGGATGCACTGAAGATTCACGGCCCACGGATTCTCCCGATGCCGCTGTTCCTGGGGACGATGCTGGACCTGGGGCAGGGCCGGACGGCGGGGATGCCGGTTCGGACGGGGGAGTGGACGGGGGTGAAGAATGGGATGGCACCTATGTGCCGCTCGAAGAGCTTGGCAACAGGGTGGATACGGGCCGGTATGCTTCCTGCGGCATCGTCGCCGGCGCCACTCCCTGTGGAGAGTTTTCGAGTTTTGATCTGTCTTCGTGCGATGGGTCATCCCTCTCCCAGGCAGGTCAGGAGGGCTTGTATCTGTTGGCCCTTCGCCAGGAGACCAGCTCTGGAGTCGGCTCCTACG
Protein-coding sequences here:
- a CDS encoding YceI family protein gives rise to the protein MFVRSTLLILAALLPLAANAQAVPAASAQTFIFNDELHRDTVAFMLDAPLEVINGLSNQVKGTVVVQNGKASGRFSVPVNSIKTGNDTRDGHLQNDRWLDAAKYPDIVFEFKDVALPGAFEPGKALKVQTKGKFTVHGVSREEPVEVSAQFFKESAETKNRAPGDLLRVRAKFRIPLESYGIKRTEALILKVGETAEVSVDAWGSTQFKL